The following are from one region of the Veillonella nakazawae genome:
- the menC gene encoding o-succinylbenzoate synthase: MNDILNFKSITTYRLKLPLKFNFKTAKGEVKERETIVIRIEDQQGYVGYGECVAFTDPFYTAETVDTCWKTLVDDYIFNLRMMRPKPLMTYVRQLQFWLNRDHMPMTIAALENALINLHCERLGVNSVSYIMGQPLQDTIESGVVIGDVPMEQLLDAVEVHVANGCKRIKIKVNPTDGYDRMALIRKHYPDLVLAADANQSYSYDDIDKIRQFNDLKLACIEEPFTITTLQSYKEWKWERLNNDDWHIETPICLDESILGYDDLSYAIEYGLIDVLNIKVGRMGGLVPTKAAINLCRECHIPYWVGSMVESGISKMLHAQLAALGDSYMAGDLSDSNRYFERDFIYPDLTFKDGVMHVPDGDGLGVTVFDDRLEAYCVEKRTL; the protein is encoded by the coding sequence ATGAATGATATTTTAAACTTTAAAAGTATAACTACATATCGCCTTAAATTGCCACTAAAGTTTAACTTTAAAACTGCCAAAGGTGAAGTAAAAGAACGAGAAACGATCGTCATCCGCATCGAGGACCAACAAGGTTATGTCGGTTATGGTGAGTGTGTAGCTTTCACAGACCCATTCTATACAGCGGAAACCGTAGATACATGTTGGAAAACATTAGTAGATGATTATATCTTTAATTTGCGCATGATGCGGCCTAAACCGCTTATGACCTATGTACGTCAGTTGCAGTTCTGGCTAAATCGAGATCATATGCCAATGACCATTGCTGCCTTAGAAAATGCCCTTATCAATCTTCATTGTGAGAGACTGGGTGTGAACTCTGTTTCCTATATTATGGGGCAGCCCTTACAAGATACCATTGAAAGTGGTGTTGTTATCGGTGATGTACCGATGGAACAATTGCTAGATGCCGTAGAAGTTCATGTGGCAAATGGTTGTAAGCGCATCAAAATAAAGGTGAATCCTACAGACGGCTATGACCGGATGGCCCTAATACGTAAGCATTATCCTGATTTAGTCTTGGCAGCCGATGCAAACCAAAGCTATTCTTATGATGATATTGATAAGATCCGTCAATTTAACGATTTGAAGTTAGCTTGTATAGAAGAGCCTTTTACTATAACAACGCTTCAATCCTATAAGGAGTGGAAGTGGGAACGCCTTAATAACGATGATTGGCATATTGAAACGCCTATCTGTTTAGATGAGTCCATCTTGGGCTATGACGATTTATCCTATGCTATTGAGTATGGACTGATTGACGTACTCAACATAAAAGTAGGCCGCATGGGTGGTCTCGTACCAACGAAGGCAGCTATTAATCTTTGTAGAGAGTGTCATATTCCGTATTGGGTGGGGAGCATGGTAGAGTCGGGCATTTCTAAAATGTTGCACGCTCAACTAGCGGCTCTAGGTGATTCCTATATGGCAGGAGACCTATCTGATTCTAATAGATATTTTGAACGAGATTTCATCTATCCAGATTTAACCTTTAAGGATGGGGTTATGCACGTTCCTGATGGAGATGGCTTAGGTGTAACCGTCTTTGATGATAGACTAGAAGCGTATTGTGTGGAGAAACGAACACTATGA
- a CDS encoding phosphodiester glycosidase family protein translates to MFKKNWVKFIIMVFLFTVVTSPFVVLFGPFNNVKRAVIGAILQSRHPHYITWLFSEDELQSILGTVGVVKSQDLFKFNAREDKSLNLEKIQSARYVGYILEIPDPRRIEVGTAANIQEKGDTTSNIAKMNNAVAAINGGGFHDPNGTGTGRLPYGFILHDGEYVIGKDVGPEEAVDFVGFSKSGNLIAGNYDKTQLGDMKAMEGITFGPPLIVDGKKMITEGDGGWGVGPRTAIGQKKDGTVLFLVIDGRQPGYSLGATLRDVQDILYEKGCYIAANLDGGSSSTLYLNGKVVNKPADLLGERMIPTAFIVK, encoded by the coding sequence TTGTTCAAAAAGAATTGGGTAAAGTTCATCATCATGGTGTTCCTATTTACCGTTGTAACCTCACCATTCGTGGTGCTCTTTGGACCGTTTAATAATGTAAAGCGCGCCGTTATTGGTGCCATATTGCAATCTCGCCATCCTCATTACATTACATGGCTATTCAGTGAAGATGAATTGCAATCTATTTTGGGCACTGTTGGTGTTGTTAAAAGCCAAGATTTGTTCAAGTTTAATGCTCGTGAAGATAAGAGTTTAAACCTTGAAAAAATTCAGTCTGCTCGTTATGTAGGCTATATTCTTGAAATTCCAGATCCTCGTCGTATTGAAGTCGGTACAGCTGCTAATATTCAAGAAAAAGGCGATACTACAAGTAATATTGCGAAGATGAATAATGCGGTAGCTGCTATCAATGGCGGTGGTTTCCACGATCCTAATGGTACTGGTACAGGCCGTTTGCCATATGGCTTTATCTTGCATGATGGTGAATATGTCATCGGTAAAGATGTAGGACCTGAGGAAGCGGTAGACTTTGTAGGCTTCTCTAAATCTGGTAACCTTATTGCAGGTAACTATGACAAAACACAACTTGGTGATATGAAAGCCATGGAAGGTATTACCTTTGGCCCACCTCTTATCGTAGATGGTAAGAAGATGATTACTGAAGGCGATGGCGGCTGGGGCGTAGGTCCACGTACTGCTATCGGTCAAAAGAAAGATGGTACAGTACTATTCCTCGTAATTGATGGTCGTCAACCAGGTTATTCTCTTGGCGCTACATTACGTGACGTACAAGATATTCTCTATGAAAAAGGTTGCTATATTGCAGCGAATTTAGATGGTGGTTCTAGTTCTACGCTATACCTCAATGGTAAAGTAGTAAACAAACCAGCCGATTTGTTAGGGGAACGCATGATCCCAACGGCGTTTATCGTGAAATAG
- a CDS encoding inverse autotransporter beta domain-containing protein — protein MVSKRVIIKSLVCTALTFSFATCAFAADKDNGETVQSSWMDRTDIGIGFKGTQEDSYHDYAMPNKQMTDNNLSYDSRFHYRNHNSKQKMNSKYFIETLQPIKQYGKDGKSVVFVQGRLDGNGGEKVSTTTYWNGSDADLGRIDGQGSYIDKGEVVEHDTLGVVGTTGIGYRRLSTHEHAYVGANVFYDYAFKDKFSRVSAGLEYVAGLNTISVNVYHGLSEKKVGPYDINTPLRQVPRAIIFHDSFSTPPDGIRRTPRYSYEHVLDGFDIRYTRDYKNARWLSSYVEGYHWKTKAPGEQPTEMFYIDQHKWQSIHGLKVGAKMNVTPHISVDLGIGKSNISSVEPYVSVMYTLGKSRYAYFGGKHSENMMTSARSKMFDKVKRSDMKVEYYWEQDLRDGPWDHL, from the coding sequence ATGGTTAGTAAAAGGGTTATTATCAAATCTTTAGTATGCACGGCATTGACTTTTAGCTTTGCTACATGTGCTTTTGCTGCAGATAAGGATAATGGGGAAACAGTTCAATCAAGCTGGATGGATCGTACGGATATAGGTATTGGTTTCAAAGGGACTCAGGAAGATTCTTATCATGACTATGCAATGCCTAATAAACAAATGACCGATAATAATCTAAGCTATGATTCACGATTCCATTACCGGAATCATAACTCTAAGCAGAAAATGAACTCAAAGTATTTTATAGAAACATTACAACCCATAAAACAATATGGTAAAGATGGAAAATCCGTGGTGTTTGTACAAGGTCGCTTAGATGGTAATGGTGGCGAAAAAGTTTCCACTACTACATATTGGAATGGGTCGGACGCAGATCTTGGAAGAATTGACGGTCAAGGAAGTTATATTGATAAAGGTGAAGTAGTAGAACATGATACTCTTGGTGTTGTCGGTACTACTGGTATTGGCTATCGTCGTCTTAGTACACATGAGCATGCCTACGTCGGTGCCAATGTATTCTATGACTATGCTTTTAAGGATAAATTTTCTCGTGTTAGTGCAGGATTAGAATATGTAGCTGGTCTAAATACGATTAGTGTCAATGTATACCATGGACTATCAGAAAAAAAGGTGGGACCTTATGACATTAACACACCTTTGCGTCAAGTACCACGGGCAATAATTTTCCATGATAGCTTTAGTACACCACCTGATGGTATTCGTAGAACACCCCGATATTCTTATGAACATGTATTGGATGGCTTTGATATACGGTATACACGTGATTATAAGAATGCTCGTTGGCTATCTAGTTATGTGGAAGGATATCATTGGAAAACAAAAGCACCAGGAGAACAGCCAACAGAGATGTTCTATATTGACCAACATAAGTGGCAGTCTATACATGGGCTAAAGGTAGGCGCTAAAATGAATGTGACGCCTCATATCTCTGTAGACTTAGGAATTGGTAAAAGTAATATTAGCTCTGTGGAACCTTATGTATCTGTTATGTATACTTTAGGTAAGTCTAGATATGCGTACTTTGGTGGTAAACATAGTGAAAATATGATGACTTCGGCACGTTCTAAGATGTTTGATAAGGTTAAACGCAGTGATATGAAGGTTGAGTATTACTGGGAACAAGACTTGCGTGACGGTCCTTGGGATCATTTATAA
- a CDS encoding DUF4178 domain-containing protein encodes MKFNYGDTLRIRNELYTILGKIRYIDTHRKIWYKYKLVKHKNNAEFWISWNEKHDVYQFTKLCGKVIPSDMNVVHRSYQMAIGTRGDIDMDIDIGAFSRYEEYEDDNGTHILTIEKRTHTTEYSKGVYVDKKYVLLESNAEITKAILDKMDTVKKVRFIGPIIWFLANFFKNK; translated from the coding sequence ATGAAATTTAACTATGGTGATACATTGCGTATCCGAAATGAGTTATATACGATCCTAGGCAAAATTCGTTACATTGATACTCATAGGAAAATTTGGTATAAGTATAAGTTGGTTAAACATAAGAATAATGCTGAGTTTTGGATCAGTTGGAATGAAAAACATGATGTATATCAGTTTACAAAGTTATGTGGCAAAGTAATACCATCTGATATGAACGTAGTTCATCGAAGTTATCAGATGGCAATAGGTACAAGAGGGGATATAGATATGGATATAGATATTGGTGCTTTCTCTCGTTATGAAGAGTATGAAGATGATAATGGCACTCATATACTTACTATTGAAAAACGGACTCATACGACAGAGTATTCCAAAGGTGTTTATGTTGATAAAAAATATGTGTTGCTTGAAAGCAATGCAGAGATAACTAAGGCTATTCTAGATAAAATGGATACTGTTAAGAAGGTGAGATTCATAGGGCCAATTATTTGGTTTTTGGCAAATTTCTTTAAGAATAAATAA
- a CDS encoding carbon-nitrogen family hydrolase has translation MKKRLALLQMDVHVNDVEYNYNRVQELLTQSLTENPDIIVLPETWNTGFYPSTDLINIADNNGDRTKALLSAFTKEHNVNIVGGSVAVSKDDLVFNTSYAYNREGTLVGEYSKMHGFSPAKEDKYFASGTHTTHFELDGIPCSTVICYDIRFPELVRMAALPGTELLFVPAQWPTMRLRHWQVLNEVRSIENQLFVCAVNGCGTVGRVQSTGHSAVYDPWGTNLLEMDTNEGIASVDIDLAVVEDIRNKINIFRDRKPELYNL, from the coding sequence ATGAAAAAACGCTTAGCCCTCTTACAAATGGACGTTCACGTAAACGACGTAGAATATAACTACAATCGCGTTCAAGAGTTACTCACTCAATCACTTACAGAAAATCCTGATATTATTGTATTACCTGAAACCTGGAACACTGGTTTTTATCCATCCACAGATTTAATCAATATTGCCGATAATAATGGGGACCGCACCAAAGCCCTATTAAGTGCATTCACTAAAGAACATAATGTAAATATTGTGGGCGGATCTGTAGCTGTGTCAAAAGATGATCTAGTATTCAATACATCTTATGCATACAACCGTGAAGGTACTCTCGTAGGTGAATATTCCAAAATGCACGGCTTTAGCCCCGCTAAAGAAGACAAATACTTTGCTAGTGGTACTCATACAACTCATTTTGAACTCGATGGGATTCCTTGTAGCACTGTTATCTGTTACGACATCCGCTTCCCTGAGCTTGTAAGAATGGCTGCATTGCCTGGCACAGAATTATTATTTGTGCCTGCTCAATGGCCTACTATGCGTCTACGACACTGGCAAGTACTCAATGAAGTGCGGTCTATTGAAAACCAACTCTTCGTCTGTGCCGTAAACGGCTGCGGCACAGTAGGCCGTGTTCAAAGTACAGGGCACTCCGCGGTATATGATCCATGGGGTACAAACCTACTCGAAATGGACACTAACGAAGGTATTGCTTCCGTAGATATCGACCTCGCTGTAGTCGAAGATATCCGTAACAAAATTAACATCTTTAGAGATCGCAAACCTGAACTCTACAACCTATAA
- the pgtP gene encoding phosphoglycerate transporter PgtP, giving the protein MFSFLQPKEAKPSVPQNMIMNLYYKYRFQSLAGIFIGYAAYYIVRNNFALSTHFLSDILHMSKTEIGLLSSGMLIAYGLSKGFMSSLADKASPAKFMAFGLICCAIINIFMSFADSLAFFLVLVVLNGFFQGFGVGPSFITLAKWYPKQERGRFGAIWNISHNLGGGIVAPIVAAALYFTTTDHWQLGSYGIPAIIAIVVAVIIGFLIKESPEREGLPPTSEIIADTAHKAHRSAEAPHLSTRQIFVQYVLKNKNAWYVSLVDTFVYMIRFGMLTWLPIYLLQVKGFSKAEMSIAFLFFEWAAIPSTIFAGYISDKFFKGYRMPPAIIAVSIIFFCIFGYWQSESLLWVTFFAAVVGCLIYIPQFLASVQTMDIVPPFAVGSAVGLRGFMSYIVGANLGTTLFGVLADKFGWNAGFYLLLVACVLCVTFCVLAHFGAKELDAKEAELEQLQPAEANS; this is encoded by the coding sequence ATGTTTTCATTTCTACAACCAAAAGAGGCAAAACCATCGGTTCCACAGAATATGATTATGAATTTATATTACAAATATAGATTTCAATCTCTAGCCGGTATATTTATTGGTTACGCTGCGTACTATATCGTTCGTAACAACTTTGCCTTATCAACTCATTTTTTATCAGATATCTTACACATGAGCAAAACGGAAATCGGTTTGCTATCTAGTGGTATGCTTATCGCCTACGGTCTAAGTAAAGGCTTCATGAGTAGTCTTGCTGACAAAGCTAGCCCTGCAAAATTTATGGCTTTCGGTCTTATTTGCTGTGCAATAATCAATATTTTTATGAGCTTTGCCGACAGCCTCGCTTTCTTCTTAGTATTAGTAGTTCTTAATGGTTTTTTCCAAGGCTTTGGTGTAGGCCCATCCTTCATCACACTCGCTAAATGGTATCCAAAACAAGAACGTGGTCGCTTTGGGGCAATTTGGAATATCTCCCATAATCTTGGTGGCGGTATCGTAGCACCAATCGTAGCTGCTGCGTTATACTTCACCACTACTGATCACTGGCAATTAGGCAGCTACGGTATTCCTGCAATTATTGCGATTGTAGTAGCTGTTATTATTGGCTTCTTGATTAAAGAAAGTCCAGAACGAGAAGGCTTACCACCAACTAGTGAAATCATTGCCGATACAGCTCATAAAGCACATAGAAGTGCAGAAGCACCTCACCTAAGCACAAGACAAATTTTTGTACAATATGTATTAAAAAATAAAAATGCTTGGTATGTGTCTCTAGTTGATACATTCGTTTACATGATTCGTTTCGGTATGCTTACATGGTTGCCTATTTACTTATTACAAGTAAAAGGCTTCTCTAAAGCAGAAATGTCCATCGCATTCTTATTCTTCGAATGGGCAGCCATTCCTTCTACAATTTTTGCAGGTTATATTTCCGATAAATTCTTTAAAGGTTATCGTATGCCACCAGCAATCATTGCAGTAAGTATTATCTTCTTCTGTATCTTTGGCTATTGGCAAAGTGAATCCCTATTATGGGTTACATTCTTTGCTGCTGTCGTAGGTTGCTTAATCTACATTCCTCAATTCTTAGCATCTGTACAAACTATGGATATTGTACCTCCATTCGCTGTAGGCTCTGCCGTTGGTCTTCGCGGCTTCATGAGTTACATCGTCGGTGCCAACCTTGGTACAACACTATTCGGTGTGTTAGCAGATAAATTTGGTTGGAATGCAGGTTTCTATCTCTTGTTGGTAGCATGTGTTCTTTGTGTTACATTCTGTGTACTTGCACACTTTGGCGCAAAAGAATTAGATGCTAAAGAAGCAGAACTTGAACAATTACAACCAGCTGAAGCAAACAGCTAA
- a CDS encoding DUF2939 domain-containing protein, whose amino-acid sequence MKSKSLITILIIAIVGALAAAWYFMWYIPHTPAYTLKIIHQAVQDKDADEALRHIDTKSIVKNILEREGNKYIDTSNPFGKATIAAAKTFGPSLIEDVIRKYIEDPDSFKSQPTTTDTNNTAQSDDNMSMVDRLVDGRLFKEHDVEVKNIKSEDDGDTATVTVTIQNNKKNMTKDIRVLMRHLGDGTWVIYDIPDMEDLYTVTRK is encoded by the coding sequence ATGAAATCAAAATCACTTATAACCATCTTAATTATTGCTATTGTTGGTGCCTTAGCAGCAGCGTGGTATTTCATGTGGTACATTCCCCACACACCAGCTTATACGCTAAAAATTATCCATCAAGCCGTACAAGATAAAGATGCCGATGAAGCCTTACGTCATATAGATACGAAATCTATTGTAAAAAATATATTAGAACGGGAAGGCAATAAATATATAGATACATCCAATCCATTTGGCAAAGCTACTATTGCAGCAGCTAAAACATTTGGTCCATCTTTAATTGAAGATGTGATACGAAAATATATTGAAGATCCAGATAGCTTTAAATCTCAGCCAACTACAACAGACACTAATAATACGGCTCAAAGTGATGACAATATGTCCATGGTCGATCGTCTTGTAGATGGTCGCCTCTTCAAAGAGCATGATGTAGAGGTTAAAAACATTAAATCTGAAGACGATGGAGATACAGCTACCGTAACAGTAACAATCCAAAATAATAAAAAAAATATGACAAAAGATATCCGAGTTTTAATGCGTCACTTAGGTGATGGCACATGGGTTATTTACGATATTCCAGACATGGAAGACTTATATACAGTGACTCGTAAATAG
- a CDS encoding polysaccharide deacetylase family protein has product MKRIPLVTLLVVALTMVLAGCGLLSQKTEPTSSAPPVKEVKMVHPSGIPVLMYHKIGDDKDNDAVIREDLFREQMKFLKDNGYNPLTMDQLYEYVVNGAAVPEKPVVLTFDDGYADTYSIVYPLMKEYGFAATVFINPGDVGTRLTWDQIREMHKNGITISNHGFQHIEMGQLSEAKQIENITKAQEALAKEVGIKDNPWFCYPYGDKNEFTDAATKKAGIKMSMAMKSGWAHTGDNPYNILRVWVGNAVDIKHFEERISTEHFTDL; this is encoded by the coding sequence ATGAAACGGATTCCATTGGTAACACTATTAGTTGTCGCATTGACAATGGTTTTAGCAGGATGTGGACTGCTTTCACAAAAAACAGAGCCTACTAGTTCAGCGCCACCAGTAAAAGAAGTTAAGATGGTACATCCATCGGGCATTCCTGTCCTTATGTATCATAAAATTGGCGACGATAAAGATAATGATGCGGTTATTCGTGAGGATTTATTCAGAGAACAAATGAAGTTCCTCAAGGATAATGGCTATAATCCATTGACGATGGACCAATTGTATGAATACGTTGTAAATGGTGCTGCAGTGCCAGAGAAACCAGTTGTATTAACCTTTGATGACGGATATGCTGATACGTATTCTATCGTATATCCACTTATGAAAGAATATGGTTTTGCAGCTACTGTATTTATCAATCCTGGCGATGTAGGCACTCGGTTAACTTGGGATCAAATTCGTGAAATGCATAAGAATGGTATCACCATTTCTAATCACGGGTTCCAACATATCGAAATGGGCCAATTGTCTGAAGCTAAGCAAATAGAAAATATTACGAAGGCTCAAGAAGCTCTTGCAAAAGAAGTAGGCATTAAGGATAATCCTTGGTTCTGCTACCCTTATGGAGATAAAAATGAATTCACCGATGCTGCCACTAAAAAAGCGGGCATTAAAATGAGTATGGCCATGAAATCTGGCTGGGCTCATACAGGTGATAATCCATATAACATTTTGCGTGTTTGGGTTGGTAATGCTGTTGATATCAAACATTTTGAAGAACGCATTAGCACCGAGCATTTCACTGATTTATAA
- a CDS encoding type II toxin-antitoxin system RelE family toxin, with product MAYKLEFSKRFDKQFSKLDKSTQRYLFNWLIKNVDNVENPRYSGKSLIGSKTGLWRYRIGNYRVIADINDDRCIILALEVGHRKDIYK from the coding sequence ATGGCTTATAAACTTGAGTTCTCTAAACGATTTGACAAGCAATTTTCTAAACTCGATAAATCAACACAACGTTATCTCTTTAATTGGCTTATCAAGAACGTAGATAATGTAGAAAATCCTAGATATTCAGGAAAATCACTAATAGGTAGTAAGACAGGGCTGTGGCGTTATCGCATTGGTAATTATAGAGTCATTGCTGATATTAATGATGATAGATGTATTATTTTAGCCTTAGAAGTGGGGCACAGAAAAGATATTTACAAATAG
- the relB gene encoding type II toxin-antitoxin system RelB family antitoxin codes for MANISVRLNEQEEELFKTYAEFMDETLSTLFKKALLEKIEDEFDLKVGQKALAEYKQDPVTYSVAEMRAKYGL; via the coding sequence ATGGCAAATATTTCAGTCCGTTTAAATGAACAAGAAGAAGAGTTATTTAAAACATATGCCGAGTTTATGGATGAAACACTTTCTACTCTCTTTAAGAAGGCTTTACTAGAAAAGATTGAAGATGAATTTGATCTTAAGGTAGGTCAAAAAGCATTAGCAGAATATAAGCAAGATCCTGTTACTTATTCTGTGGCGGAAATGCGTGCAAAATATGGCTTATAA
- a CDS encoding PaaI family thioesterase → MNLIESLQIEALRMTSDTTCIAKMNLGEFHKQPQGYLNGGATLAFAEIISGMMSNELIGPDKFGVGQSITANHLRPVRCEGALTAHGTLLVKGKTSHVWRFDMMDDAERLISQVTVTLSIVDFDR, encoded by the coding sequence ATGAATTTAATAGAATCCTTACAAATTGAAGCACTTCGTATGACGAGCGATACTACATGCATTGCAAAAATGAACTTAGGAGAATTCCACAAACAGCCTCAAGGCTATTTAAACGGTGGAGCCACCTTGGCATTTGCTGAAATCATTTCCGGCATGATGAGTAACGAACTCATTGGACCGGATAAATTTGGCGTAGGTCAATCCATTACGGCCAACCACTTGCGCCCTGTACGATGTGAAGGGGCCTTAACAGCTCACGGCACATTACTGGTAAAAGGGAAAACATCCCATGTGTGGCGCTTTGATATGATGGACGATGCAGAGCGACTTATTTCCCAAGTAACCGTAACACTATCTATTGTGGACTTTGATCGGTAA